The following are encoded together in the Sphingomicrobium clamense genome:
- a CDS encoding elongation factor G — protein sequence MSDRKPTAGAQAGHRLIALVGPAGSGKTSLAEALLHAAGETNRLGKIDDGNTVGDSSPEARARGGSTELNLMHFNYLGDDFSIVDAPGTTGFSADATRAVTVADLAIAVVDPDPARAPLAAPALRMLDEQGVPHIIFVNRIDNAHGPIQEILEALQPLSVSPLIARQLPIMDGDQVTGFVDLALERAFEYQLGKASSQVDIPDDLKADEQDARTHMLEQLADHDDTLLEQLLMDETPEESRIFADLHHETEDNLGVSVLFGSATGEWGVRRLLKALRHDGPTREATEVRLGVEAPALYGFKVTNGSAVGRVMYARALGDGSFSEGDELANARGKPIKVGAILTVQGEKTDKVGSAAPGQIIAVAKTEGWRAGEWIGSEGKLPPSIDIEFPAKNAALAIEPVDRKDDVRLTSALARVVEEDAGLGVEQDGHEIRLTGVSDDHVRTALQRLENRFGVKVNSKRPQIAYRESIRKPAEVRGRHKKQSGGHGQYGDVVIRIAPLPRGSGFQFDEKVKGGNVPKQYIPAVEAGVKEAMLKGPLGFPVVDVAVTLLDGSYHSVDSSELAFKTAGRIAMQEALQKASPHLLEPMHQLTVVCPNSASSKVSSALASRRGQMLGMVPRDGWDGWDRIDMMLPTAELDGLEAELRALSQGLATYEAKYDHLAELNGSLADKIVAREHEEETA from the coding sequence ATGTCAGACAGGAAACCCACCGCCGGCGCTCAAGCTGGCCATCGCTTGATCGCGCTCGTCGGGCCAGCCGGTTCGGGTAAGACCAGCCTGGCCGAGGCGCTGCTGCACGCAGCCGGCGAAACCAATCGCCTCGGTAAGATCGACGATGGCAACACCGTGGGCGACAGCAGCCCCGAGGCGCGGGCACGCGGCGGATCGACCGAACTGAACCTCATGCACTTCAACTATTTGGGTGACGACTTTAGCATCGTCGATGCACCCGGGACGACGGGTTTTTCCGCCGACGCCACCCGCGCGGTGACCGTCGCCGACCTCGCGATCGCGGTCGTCGATCCGGACCCTGCGCGCGCACCGCTCGCGGCTCCTGCGCTACGCATGCTCGACGAGCAGGGCGTCCCGCATATCATCTTCGTCAACCGGATCGACAATGCGCACGGTCCGATCCAGGAGATTCTCGAAGCTTTGCAGCCGCTGAGCGTATCGCCGCTGATCGCGCGGCAATTGCCGATCATGGATGGCGACCAGGTGACTGGCTTCGTCGACCTCGCGCTGGAACGCGCCTTCGAATATCAGCTCGGCAAGGCCTCCAGCCAGGTCGACATCCCCGATGATCTCAAGGCGGACGAGCAGGATGCGCGTACGCACATGCTCGAACAACTGGCCGACCATGACGATACGCTGCTCGAACAGCTGCTGATGGACGAAACGCCCGAAGAGAGTCGAATCTTCGCCGACCTGCACCACGAGACCGAGGACAATCTGGGCGTGTCGGTGCTGTTCGGATCGGCGACAGGCGAGTGGGGCGTGCGCCGCCTGCTCAAGGCGCTCCGGCATGACGGGCCGACGCGCGAAGCCACCGAAGTTCGGCTCGGGGTCGAGGCCCCTGCCCTCTATGGCTTCAAGGTCACCAACGGGAGCGCCGTCGGCCGCGTCATGTATGCGCGGGCCTTGGGCGATGGCAGCTTCAGCGAAGGCGACGAACTCGCGAACGCGCGCGGCAAGCCGATCAAGGTCGGCGCGATCCTGACGGTGCAGGGCGAAAAGACCGACAAGGTCGGGTCGGCGGCACCCGGACAAATCATCGCCGTCGCCAAGACCGAAGGCTGGCGGGCAGGCGAATGGATCGGCAGCGAGGGCAAGCTCCCGCCCTCCATCGATATCGAGTTCCCCGCCAAGAATGCCGCGCTCGCGATCGAACCGGTCGATCGCAAGGACGATGTCCGCCTGACCAGCGCGCTGGCGCGTGTGGTCGAGGAGGATGCCGGACTCGGCGTGGAACAGGACGGGCATGAAATTCGCCTCACCGGCGTGTCGGACGATCATGTCCGCACCGCCCTCCAGCGGCTGGAAAACCGGTTCGGCGTGAAGGTCAATTCCAAGCGTCCGCAGATCGCCTATCGCGAGAGTATTCGCAAACCCGCCGAGGTGCGCGGTCGGCACAAGAAGCAGTCGGGCGGTCACGGGCAATATGGCGACGTGGTCATCCGTATCGCCCCCCTCCCGCGCGGCTCGGGCTTCCAGTTCGACGAGAAGGTCAAAGGCGGAAACGTTCCCAAGCAATATATCCCCGCGGTCGAAGCGGGGGTGAAGGAAGCGATGCTCAAGGGACCATTAGGGTTCCCGGTGGTCGACGTCGCGGTGACGTTGCTCGACGGCAGCTATCACAGCGTCGACAGCTCCGAACTCGCCTTCAAGACGGCAGGCCGGATCGCGATGCAGGAAGCGCTGCAAAAGGCCAGTCCGCATCTACTCGAACCGATGCACCAGCTGACCGTCGTCTGCCCCAACAGCGCTTCGAGCAAGGTCTCGAGCGCGCTGGCGAGCCGACGCGGCCAGATGCTCGGCATGGTCCCGCGCGATGGCTGGGATGGATGGGACCGCATCGACATGATGTTGCCCACTGCCGAGCTGGACGGGCTGGAGGCCGAGTTACGCGCGCTGAGCCAGGGGCTGGCGACCTATGAGGCAAAGTACGACCATCTCGCCGAACTCAACGGCAGCCTCGCCGACAAGATCGTCGCGCGCGAACATGAGGAAGAGACGGCCTAG
- a CDS encoding chemotaxis protein CheW: protein MNELLLIVTIAGDRVALPAAAVESVIELDALIPVPRAPDHLAGLSALRSRVLTVIDCQRALGMGATSFGDGQIHEAAVVEMDGHHYALSVDAVEDVIEALSEPKQVRAAMGEGWERVSAGMVETQEGPLLLVSIEAIVEGRQEMAAA from the coding sequence ATGAACGAACTGCTGCTGATCGTGACGATCGCGGGTGACCGCGTCGCCCTGCCTGCCGCTGCCGTCGAGAGCGTGATCGAGCTCGATGCGCTTATTCCCGTTCCGCGCGCGCCCGACCATCTTGCCGGGCTGTCGGCGCTGCGCAGCCGCGTGTTGACCGTGATCGATTGCCAACGCGCGCTGGGCATGGGCGCGACCAGCTTTGGCGACGGGCAGATCCACGAAGCCGCAGTGGTCGAAATGGACGGTCATCATTACGCGCTGAGCGTCGATGCCGTCGAGGACGTGATCGAGGCGCTGAGCGAGCCCAAACAGGTTCGTGCCGCGATGGGCGAGGGCTGGGAGCGCGTGTCGGCCGGCATGGTCGAAACCCAGGAAGGGCCACTGCTGCTCGTATCGATCGAAGCGATTGTCGAGGGCCGCCAGGAAATGGCTGCTGCTTAA
- a CDS encoding chemotaxis protein CheA — MDDLIADFVAECREMLESLGGEIVAWEAEPHDRARLDSIFRFVHTVKGNCGFFDFPRLEALSHAAEDALADCRADRRKADAKLVSAVLAVIDRIGEMIELIDQGQDIPDGDDGDLIHALEEGAEIIVENTPVFEKSDGDNAPAAVGHAAPRTIRLSVDLLDRVMSGVSDMVLARNELARRLREAPEDVAVAGAFERLSGIIAEMRDSITQTRMQRIENLFVALPRMVRDLSNDLDKQVMIDIDGGDVELDREMIEMIRDPLTHIIRNAVDHGIEAPADRLTAGKREIGMLKVSARQSGNQILIDIVDDGKGIDPKKLVEKALANGVIDRAEMEEMTERQKLNLIFAAGLSTASEVTSVSGRGVGMDVVRSNIERIGGVVEVDSKIGEGTRMTLRVPLTLTIIPALTVSIGDQHFAIPRSAIEEIVRANGSSVTFERVGGAGVATIRGKRVPEIALADVLELPSDLHDEDRTLVVIRPAGGDTYALAVDKIHDHEELVVKPAAPAVMATGLYAGTTLADDGSPILLFDPAGLAEVGGVKLGEVDRNAEEEVDAANDDHVEVLLFRSLGGERRAIRLGLVDRIEEVDVEQFGVSAGQLRVQLGEQILPLAGIDSLSALPKSGKVRVFRLGDGERELGYVFDAVAELAALDYEITPAETQGEVEGVTLIAGKPAELVDVHWLFTNLLRATAGKPQRRPVCCLPKDDVWMQNMLRPIVEAAGYRVVDVGSEEEKIAELVVATENAEWPLPKEPGDATILRLRNSAEGDDESVYRYDRAGLLMVLKSVTAAGGAK, encoded by the coding sequence ATGGACGACCTGATTGCAGATTTTGTCGCGGAATGCCGCGAAATGCTCGAAAGCCTGGGGGGCGAGATCGTCGCCTGGGAAGCCGAGCCGCACGACCGCGCGCGCCTCGACAGCATCTTCCGCTTTGTCCACACCGTGAAGGGCAATTGCGGCTTTTTCGACTTTCCGCGCCTCGAAGCGCTGAGCCATGCCGCCGAGGATGCCTTGGCCGATTGCCGCGCCGATCGCCGCAAGGCCGATGCCAAGCTGGTCAGCGCCGTGCTCGCCGTCATCGATCGCATTGGCGAGATGATCGAGCTGATCGACCAAGGCCAGGATATTCCCGACGGCGACGATGGCGACCTGATCCATGCACTCGAGGAAGGCGCCGAGATCATCGTCGAGAACACGCCCGTCTTCGAGAAATCGGACGGTGACAATGCGCCCGCCGCGGTGGGCCATGCCGCGCCGCGCACGATCCGCCTGTCGGTCGACCTGCTTGATCGCGTGATGAGTGGCGTGTCCGACATGGTGCTGGCGCGCAACGAGCTCGCCCGGCGCCTGCGCGAGGCCCCCGAGGACGTTGCCGTCGCCGGCGCCTTCGAGCGACTGTCCGGCATTATCGCCGAGATGCGCGACAGCATCACCCAGACCCGCATGCAGCGGATCGAGAACTTGTTCGTCGCGCTGCCGCGCATGGTGCGCGACCTTTCGAACGACCTCGACAAGCAGGTCATGATCGACATCGATGGCGGAGACGTCGAGCTGGACCGCGAGATGATCGAGATGATCCGGGATCCGCTGACCCACATCATCCGTAATGCGGTCGATCACGGGATCGAGGCGCCCGCCGATCGCCTCACCGCCGGCAAGCGCGAAATCGGCATGCTCAAGGTGTCGGCGCGCCAGTCGGGCAACCAGATCCTCATCGACATCGTCGACGACGGCAAGGGCATCGATCCCAAGAAGCTGGTCGAGAAGGCACTGGCCAACGGCGTCATCGACCGCGCCGAGATGGAAGAGATGACCGAGCGCCAGAAGCTCAACCTGATTTTCGCCGCCGGCCTGTCGACCGCATCTGAAGTGACGTCAGTCTCGGGCCGCGGTGTCGGCATGGATGTCGTTCGCTCCAATATCGAACGCATTGGCGGCGTCGTCGAAGTCGACAGCAAGATCGGCGAGGGCACCCGCATGACGCTGCGGGTGCCGTTGACCCTGACCATTATCCCCGCACTGACCGTATCGATCGGCGACCAGCATTTCGCGATCCCGCGCTCGGCGATCGAGGAAATCGTGCGCGCCAACGGTTCGTCGGTGACCTTCGAACGCGTCGGCGGGGCAGGGGTCGCCACCATCCGCGGCAAGCGCGTGCCCGAAATCGCGCTTGCCGACGTGCTCGAACTGCCGAGCGACCTGCATGACGAGGATCGAACCTTGGTCGTCATCCGTCCGGCGGGCGGCGATACCTATGCGCTCGCGGTGGACAAGATCCACGATCATGAAGAGCTGGTCGTCAAGCCGGCCGCGCCAGCGGTCATGGCCACCGGCCTCTACGCCGGCACGACGCTCGCGGACGATGGCAGCCCGATCCTGTTGTTCGACCCGGCAGGGCTCGCCGAAGTCGGCGGGGTCAAGCTGGGCGAAGTCGATCGCAATGCCGAAGAGGAAGTCGACGCGGCCAACGACGATCATGTCGAAGTGCTGCTGTTCCGCTCGCTCGGTGGCGAACGCCGCGCGATCCGCCTGGGATTGGTCGACCGGATCGAGGAAGTCGATGTCGAGCAATTCGGCGTCTCAGCCGGACAGCTGCGCGTGCAGCTGGGCGAACAGATCCTGCCGCTTGCGGGCATCGACAGCCTCTCGGCACTGCCGAAGTCGGGCAAGGTTCGAGTCTTCCGCCTCGGCGATGGCGAGCGCGAGCTCGGCTATGTCTTCGACGCGGTCGCCGAACTGGCCGCGCTTGACTACGAAATCACGCCTGCCGAAACCCAGGGCGAGGTCGAGGGCGTTACCCTGATCGCGGGCAAGCCCGCCGAGCTGGTCGACGTCCACTGGCTGTTCACCAACCTGCTGCGCGCCACCGCCGGCAAACCGCAGCGTCGTCCGGTCTGCTGCCTGCCGAAGGACGACGTCTGGATGCAGAACATGCTCCGCCCGATCGTCGAGGCCGCGGGTTATCGCGTCGTCGATGTCGGCAGCGAAGAAGAAAAGATCGCCGAACTGGTGGTTGCCACCGAAAATGCCGAATGGCCGCTGCCCAAAGAACCTGGGGATGCCACCATCCTTCGCCTGCGCAACAGCGCCGAGGGCGATGACGAAAGTGTCTACCGTTATGACCGTGCAGGGCTGCTGATGGTGCTCAAGTCGGTCACTGCCGCTGGAGGCGCGAAATGA
- a CDS encoding response regulator, with product MKTCLIVDDSKVIRKVARHILETLEFNVEEAGDGREALSHCESAMPDVVLLDWNMPVMSGMEFLKLLRQSGHGDQPKVVFCTTENDMAHIRAALEAGADEYVMKPFDRETLHVKLQLVGVA from the coding sequence ATGAAAACCTGTTTGATCGTCGATGACTCCAAAGTGATCCGCAAGGTTGCGCGTCACATCCTCGAAACGCTCGAATTCAACGTCGAGGAGGCCGGTGACGGTCGCGAGGCGCTGTCGCATTGCGAGAGCGCCATGCCCGACGTCGTCCTGCTCGACTGGAACATGCCGGTCATGAGCGGCATGGAGTTTCTCAAGCTGCTTCGCCAGTCGGGTCATGGCGACCAGCCCAAGGTCGTCTTCTGCACGACCGAGAACGACATGGCGCACATCCGCGCCGCGCTCGAAGCGGGTGCGGACGAATATGTCATGAAGCCGTTCGATCGCGAGACGCTGCACGTCAAGCTCCAACTCGTCGGCGTCGCCTAA
- the rpoH gene encoding RNA polymerase sigma factor RpoH, whose translation MAKAKGALSIPATGGEDGLNRYLAEIKKFPILSPEEEYMLATRWKEHGDTDAAAQLVNSHLRLVAKIAMGYRGYGLPVSELISEGNIGLMQGVKKFEPERGFRLATYAMWWIRASIQEFILRSWSLVKMGTTAAQKKLFFNLRRMKNQIEAFEEGDLKPEDVTKIATELGVSEADVISMNRRMARGGDSSLNSPLRAADGEGESQWMDLLEADEPLQDEIIADNEEAQVRHELLMAAMDALNDREKHILTERRLSEDPKTLEDLSQVYGVSRERIRQIEVRAFEKLQAALVKMAEEQRLLPPSDD comes from the coding sequence ATGGCAAAGGCCAAGGGAGCCCTCTCGATCCCCGCAACCGGGGGTGAGGACGGGCTCAACCGCTATCTGGCGGAGATCAAGAAGTTCCCTATCCTCTCGCCAGAGGAAGAATATATGCTCGCCACGCGCTGGAAGGAGCATGGGGACACTGACGCCGCCGCGCAGCTGGTCAATTCGCACCTGCGCCTCGTCGCCAAGATCGCGATGGGTTATCGCGGCTATGGCCTGCCCGTTTCCGAACTCATTTCCGAAGGCAATATCGGCCTGATGCAGGGCGTGAAGAAGTTCGAGCCCGAACGCGGCTTCCGTTTGGCCACCTACGCCATGTGGTGGATCCGTGCTTCGATTCAGGAATTTATCCTGCGCTCGTGGAGCCTCGTGAAGATGGGCACCACCGCCGCGCAGAAGAAGCTGTTCTTCAACCTGCGCCGGATGAAGAACCAGATCGAAGCCTTCGAAGAGGGCGACCTCAAGCCCGAGGACGTCACCAAGATCGCGACCGAGCTGGGCGTTTCCGAAGCCGACGTCATCTCGATGAACCGCCGCATGGCGCGCGGTGGCGACAGCTCGCTAAATTCGCCGCTGCGCGCAGCCGACGGTGAGGGCGAAAGCCAGTGGATGGACCTGCTCGAGGCGGACGAACCGCTGCAGGACGAGATCATCGCCGACAATGAGGAAGCGCAGGTTCGTCACGAGCTGCTGATGGCGGCGATGGATGCGTTAAACGATCGCGAGAAGCATATCCTGACCGAGCGTCGCCTTTCGGAAGACCCCAAGACGCTGGAAGACCTTAGCCAGGTCTATGGCGTGAGCCGCGAGCGCATTCGCCAGATCGAGGTCCGTGCCTTCGAGAAATTGCAGGCCGCGCTGGTCAAGATGGCCGAGGAGCAGCGGCTGCTGCCGCCAAGCGACGACTAA
- a CDS encoding histidine phosphotransferase family protein: protein MTDTDFASLLCSRLCHDLLSPVGALNNGLELLADEDDPAMRDQVLELLADSARATAEKLKFFRLAFGAAGGYGAMIETDEAKQALAGVLAEKKVDLGWMVADAKLPKDAVKLLLNLSLIAGDALVRGGRLDVGAERGEGGIELAVRAEGPRLLLDPNLRAMLVDGPAGKEGEARTAAAQLAHALAASSDSSIRLSDPDDGLLVMGVSLPQPDGMIG from the coding sequence ATGACCGATACCGATTTCGCGAGCCTGCTGTGCAGCCGCCTGTGCCACGACCTCCTGTCGCCTGTTGGCGCCCTCAATAATGGCCTCGAATTGCTCGCCGACGAAGACGATCCGGCGATGCGCGACCAAGTGCTCGAGCTGCTTGCCGACAGCGCGCGTGCGACGGCGGAAAAGCTCAAATTCTTCCGTCTCGCCTTCGGCGCTGCAGGCGGATATGGCGCGATGATCGAGACCGACGAGGCGAAGCAGGCGCTCGCGGGCGTGTTGGCCGAGAAGAAGGTCGATCTGGGCTGGATGGTGGCAGACGCCAAGCTACCCAAGGATGCGGTCAAGTTGCTGCTCAACCTGTCGTTGATCGCGGGCGACGCGCTGGTGCGTGGCGGGCGGCTCGACGTCGGCGCCGAACGCGGTGAGGGCGGCATCGAACTGGCCGTGCGAGCCGAGGGGCCTCGCCTGCTGCTCGACCCGAACCTGCGCGCCATGCTGGTAGACGGTCCCGCGGGCAAGGAAGGCGAAGCGCGCACCGCCGCCGCGCAATTGGCGCACGCACTCGCCGCCTCATCGGACAGCAGCATTCGCCTGTCCGATCCCGACGACGGCCTGCTCGTCATGGGCGTGAGTCTGCCCCAGCCCGATGGCATGATCGGCTAA
- a CDS encoding TIGR01459 family HAD-type hydrolase, protein MHSLDDLPDRYTTVLCDVWGVIHDGGEMYPGVRSRFRRWKDEGRRVVILTNAPRPADRVERELQRLGLDPSLWHALTSSGQAGIEALTHPPRAVGFCGTKWDFEDMEAHGVRFAAAQEPHDEICMTGLDEYRSTVAEYEADLAAWHERGMLIHCLNPDRIVEHRGDMVVCAGALADRYEEMGGEVRWYGKPETPMFEHALKLAGDPPRESVIMVGDGPATDMVGAKRIGVDGVLVRAGVSGRGEIEWDAELGDWRPIMIVPGL, encoded by the coding sequence GTGCACAGCCTCGACGACCTACCGGATCGCTACACGACCGTCCTGTGCGACGTGTGGGGCGTCATCCACGATGGTGGCGAGATGTATCCGGGCGTTCGCTCGCGCTTCCGGCGCTGGAAGGACGAAGGGCGGCGCGTCGTCATCCTGACCAACGCCCCGCGCCCCGCCGACCGGGTCGAGCGGGAGCTGCAGCGGCTCGGTCTCGATCCCTCGCTATGGCATGCGCTGACGAGCAGCGGGCAGGCGGGCATCGAGGCGCTGACCCATCCCCCGCGCGCGGTCGGCTTTTGCGGGACAAAGTGGGACTTCGAGGACATGGAAGCGCATGGCGTTCGCTTCGCTGCCGCGCAGGAGCCGCATGACGAAATCTGCATGACCGGGCTCGACGAGTATCGCTCCACGGTTGCCGAATATGAAGCCGACCTCGCGGCGTGGCACGAGCGCGGCATGCTCATCCACTGTCTCAATCCCGACCGGATCGTCGAGCATCGCGGCGACATGGTGGTATGCGCGGGCGCGCTTGCCGACCGTTACGAGGAAATGGGCGGCGAGGTGCGCTGGTACGGAAAGCCCGAAACGCCGATGTTCGAGCATGCGCTCAAGCTCGCCGGCGATCCGCCGCGCGAAAGTGTTATCATGGTGGGCGATGGCCCCGCGACCGACATGGTCGGCGCCAAGCGCATCGGCGTCGATGGTGTGCTGGTCCGCGCGGGCGTTTCCGGACGCGGCGAGATCGAATGGGACGCCGAGCTTGGCGACTGGCGCCCCATCATGATCGTCCCGGGTCTCTAG
- a CDS encoding RluA family pseudouridine synthase: MSGGKMSVALEAAQAGWRLDRALAQAIPTLSRERIKKLVKDGQLTDGQGELVRDPATKVKGDERYTLDVPEPTPHHATPQDIPLTIVHEDEHLLVVDKPAGLVVHPAAGNPDGTLVNALLHHCAGQLSGIGGVARPGIVHRIDKDTSGLLVVAKTDVAHEGLAKQFAAHSIDRRYLAVASGTILQGKGTVDAPLARSPQNRKKMAVVAEGRGKRAVTHWAKLANLKDASLVECRLETGRTHQVRVHMASLGHPLVGDPTYGRTKKTHRNLLKELGFERQALHAAELGFTHPVTKDRLSFSSALPSDMAELVEKLEV; the protein is encoded by the coding sequence ATGAGTGGGGGGAAGATGAGCGTCGCGCTGGAAGCGGCACAGGCGGGCTGGCGGCTCGACCGTGCGCTCGCGCAGGCCATCCCCACCCTCTCGCGCGAACGGATCAAGAAGCTGGTCAAGGACGGCCAATTGACCGACGGCCAAGGAGAGCTCGTCCGCGATCCCGCGACCAAGGTGAAGGGCGACGAACGCTACACGCTCGACGTCCCCGAACCGACGCCGCACCACGCGACGCCGCAGGATATCCCGTTGACGATCGTGCACGAAGACGAGCATTTGCTCGTCGTCGACAAGCCCGCCGGGCTGGTCGTGCATCCAGCAGCAGGTAACCCCGACGGGACGCTGGTCAATGCGCTGCTCCATCATTGCGCGGGCCAGCTATCGGGTATCGGTGGCGTCGCGAGGCCCGGGATCGTCCACCGTATCGACAAGGACACGTCCGGCCTGCTGGTCGTCGCAAAGACCGATGTAGCGCATGAAGGGCTCGCGAAGCAATTCGCAGCCCACAGCATCGACCGGCGCTATCTGGCAGTCGCCTCGGGCACGATCCTGCAGGGCAAGGGCACCGTGGACGCCCCGCTTGCCCGCAGCCCGCAAAACCGCAAGAAGATGGCGGTGGTGGCCGAAGGCAGAGGCAAGCGCGCTGTAACCCATTGGGCCAAGCTGGCGAACCTGAAGGATGCGAGCCTGGTCGAATGCCGGCTGGAAACCGGGCGCACGCACCAGGTTCGTGTCCACATGGCGTCGCTGGGCCACCCGCTGGTCGGCGATCCGACTTACGGAAGAACAAAAAAGACGCATCGCAATCTATTGAAAGAACTGGGTTTCGAACGACAGGCGCTCCACGCTGCCGAGCTAGGCTTTACCCATCCGGTCACTAAGGACCGTTTGTCGTTTTCTAGCGCCCTTCCGTCGGACATGGCGGAACTGGTGGAAAAACTGGAAGTATAG
- a CDS encoding CheR family methyltransferase — protein MAGLLEARTGQQLTLSRRWRIETALSALLRERHIATMDELITILVANKDTNLSDQVVEALLNNETYFFRDRTPFDMLEQEVLPRLHAARKDQRRLRVWSAGCSSGQEAYSIAMLLAENPAKWDGWTVDIIGTDVSQAVVERARKAHYSQFEVQRGLGIQQTIRWFRENENGWQANEALKRKVRFEQRNLLEPAPSGGPFDIVLCRNVLLYLNNERRRIAFDRIAEAIAEDGALLLGAGETVIGQTTRFEADPTARGIYRPSGVAEGQQPVRFGT, from the coding sequence TTGGCAGGGCTCCTCGAAGCCCGCACCGGTCAACAGCTCACCTTGTCGCGCCGTTGGCGGATCGAGACCGCATTGTCCGCGCTGCTGCGCGAGCGGCACATCGCGACGATGGACGAGTTGATCACGATCCTGGTCGCCAACAAGGACACCAACCTGTCCGACCAGGTCGTCGAGGCGCTGCTCAACAACGAGACCTATTTCTTCCGTGATCGCACGCCGTTCGACATGCTCGAACAGGAGGTGCTTCCGCGCCTGCATGCCGCGCGCAAGGACCAGCGCCGGCTGCGCGTCTGGTCCGCCGGCTGTTCATCGGGGCAGGAGGCCTATTCGATCGCCATGCTGCTCGCCGAAAATCCGGCCAAGTGGGATGGTTGGACGGTCGACATCATCGGCACCGACGTGTCGCAAGCCGTCGTCGAACGTGCTCGCAAGGCGCATTATTCGCAGTTCGAAGTCCAGCGCGGGCTGGGCATCCAGCAGACCATCCGCTGGTTCCGCGAGAACGAGAATGGCTGGCAGGCGAACGAGGCGCTCAAGCGCAAGGTCCGCTTCGAACAGCGCAACCTGCTCGAACCGGCACCGTCGGGCGGCCCGTTCGACATCGTGTTGTGTCGCAACGTGCTGCTGTATCTCAACAACGAACGCCGTCGCATCGCCTTCGACCGGATCGCCGAGGCGATTGCCGAGGACGGCGCACTGCTGTTGGGTGCTGGCGAGACCGTGATCGGTCAGACCACGCGTTTCGAAGCCGACCCCACGGCCCGTGGCATCTACCGCCCGAGCGGTGTTGCCGAGGGACAGCAACCCGTTAGATTCGGCACCTGA
- the cheB gene encoding chemotaxis-specific protein-glutamate methyltransferase CheB — protein MAGLAHQLPPDTTGGDQVTRVMLVDDSMVARAVLSRMIEMSPDFEVVGVAGTAEDALVALRETNVPVDIVILDLEMPGMGGLKSLPEILEAASGAQVLVVSSLAEEGAEATVKALAMGAADTLPKPGTGRFNGKFSDILLERLRALVPAPTASRENVVPRKSTPAIPANREMPDSDIGVLAIGSSTGGIHALASFFETLEGPIGAPILVTQHLPAAFMTVFARQLSMASGLPACVAEDNMLLKPDHIFVAPGDRHLTVKGRKNGLYVRLLEGRHASGCLPSVDPMFETAAEALGDKALGVILTGMGRDGLEGSRTMVAKGGAVIAQDEASCAVWGMPRAVAEAGLACAALPPADIARLVVERARGK, from the coding sequence ATGGCCGGGCTCGCCCACCAACTTCCGCCGGACACGACCGGAGGCGACCAAGTCACCCGCGTAATGCTGGTCGACGACTCGATGGTCGCGCGCGCCGTGCTCTCGCGCATGATCGAGATGTCGCCCGATTTCGAGGTCGTCGGCGTCGCCGGCACCGCCGAAGACGCGCTCGTCGCGCTTCGCGAGACCAACGTGCCTGTCGACATCGTCATTCTCGATCTCGAGATGCCGGGCATGGGCGGCCTCAAGTCGCTCCCCGAAATTCTGGAAGCCGCCTCCGGCGCGCAAGTATTGGTGGTGTCTTCGCTTGCCGAGGAAGGCGCCGAGGCGACCGTCAAGGCGCTCGCCATGGGCGCGGCGGACACCTTGCCCAAGCCGGGCACGGGGCGCTTTAACGGCAAATTCTCGGATATCCTGCTCGAGCGGCTTCGTGCGCTTGTTCCGGCACCTACGGCTTCGCGCGAAAACGTCGTGCCGCGCAAGTCGACTCCCGCCATTCCGGCCAATCGCGAGATGCCAGATAGCGACATCGGTGTCTTGGCCATCGGATCGAGCACGGGCGGCATTCACGCGCTGGCGAGCTTCTTCGAGACGCTGGAAGGGCCGATCGGTGCGCCGATCCTGGTGACCCAGCACCTCCCGGCAGCTTTCATGACCGTGTTTGCACGCCAGCTGTCGATGGCCTCAGGGCTGCCCGCGTGCGTCGCCGAAGACAATATGCTGCTCAAGCCTGACCATATCTTCGTCGCGCCCGGTGACCGCCACCTGACAGTGAAGGGCCGCAAGAATGGGCTCTATGTCAGACTTCTCGAGGGGCGCCACGCCTCGGGGTGCCTCCCGTCAGTCGATCCGATGTTCGAAACGGCCGCCGAAGCGCTCGGCGATAAGGCGCTGGGCGTCATCCTGACCGGCATGGGGCGCGACGGTCTCGAAGGCTCTCGCACGATGGTCGCAAAGGGCGGCGCTGTCATTGCACAGGACGAAGCGAGCTGTGCCGTCTGGGGCATGCCGCGCGCGGTGGCGGAAGCCGGACTGGCTTGTGCGGCGCTGCCGCCGGCCGACATCGCCCGTCTCGTGGTTGAGCGGGCGCGGGGGAAATAA